Proteins encoded within one genomic window of Candidatus Brevundimonas colombiensis:
- the hisB gene encoding imidazoleglycerol-phosphate dehydratase HisB — translation MSLPAPYPPLVSGGEGLDRYPGDAQALAARMAAIYATPVETVLPVRGLTHGLELAWRLAARDGGSVKAPKADPYDSLSAIYPAKGDPAVVVIRALGSPEAVAEMAARVAPALLVVDEGLIEFSDSASAVTVVADQPNLVVLRSLSLAYGLAGARVGAAIAQPQTLARLASVLEPYALPEPLVRLAQQALDPSRMIETAERIAAVRRERERVARELGRLTPVEPGVGPIILTRPEDPAAALAGLKAYGVEGEMSGDRLRLPVSIKPEVNDRLLAAFGLTPAKRRPSRVGQAVRDTKETRIVCAVDLDAPGPVKIETGVGFFDHMLEQIAAHGGFSLRLQCEGDLHTDPHHTIEDSAIALGQALKQALGERKGIARYGFVLPMDEANATVSIDLSGRPYPLFEGTFETPYIGEYRTDLTAHVFRSLAEAMGAAVHIKVTGQDDHHKTEAVYKAFGRALRQAIRVEGDAVPSTKGVL, via the coding sequence ATGAGCCTGCCCGCCCCCTATCCTCCGCTGGTCTCCGGCGGCGAGGGTCTGGATCGTTATCCCGGCGACGCCCAGGCGTTGGCCGCCCGCATGGCGGCGATCTATGCCACGCCGGTCGAGACCGTTCTGCCCGTTCGCGGCCTGACCCACGGGCTGGAGCTGGCCTGGCGCCTTGCCGCCCGCGACGGCGGTTCGGTCAAGGCGCCCAAGGCCGATCCCTATGACAGTCTGAGCGCCATCTATCCGGCGAAGGGCGATCCCGCCGTCGTCGTCATCCGCGCCCTCGGCTCACCTGAAGCCGTCGCCGAAATGGCCGCCCGCGTCGCCCCCGCCCTGCTGGTCGTGGACGAGGGGCTGATCGAGTTTTCCGACAGCGCATCCGCCGTGACCGTCGTCGCGGACCAGCCGAATCTGGTCGTCCTGCGCAGCCTGTCGCTGGCCTATGGGCTGGCGGGCGCGCGGGTCGGGGCGGCCATCGCCCAGCCCCAGACGCTGGCCCGGCTGGCGTCGGTGCTGGAACCCTACGCCCTGCCCGAACCGCTGGTGCGGCTGGCGCAGCAGGCGCTGGACCCGTCGCGGATGATCGAGACGGCGGAACGCATCGCCGCCGTCCGGCGCGAGCGTGAGCGGGTCGCCCGCGAGTTGGGTCGCCTGACGCCCGTCGAACCCGGCGTCGGCCCCATCATCCTGACGCGGCCGGAAGACCCGGCGGCGGCGCTGGCGGGTCTGAAAGCCTATGGCGTCGAGGGCGAAATGTCCGGCGACCGTCTGCGCCTGCCCGTCTCGATCAAGCCCGAGGTCAACGACCGGCTGCTGGCCGCCTTCGGCCTGACGCCCGCCAAGCGTCGTCCGTCCCGCGTGGGTCAGGCCGTGCGCGACACCAAGGAGACCCGCATCGTCTGCGCCGTCGATCTGGACGCGCCCGGCCCGGTGAAGATCGAAACCGGCGTCGGTTTCTTCGATCACATGCTGGAGCAGATCGCGGCCCACGGCGGCTTCTCGCTACGGCTGCAATGCGAGGGCGACCTGCACACCGACCCGCACCACACCATCGAGGACAGCGCCATCGCCCTGGGCCAGGCGCTGAAACAGGCGCTGGGCGAACGGAAAGGCATCGCCCGCTACGGCTTCGTCCTGCCGATGGACGAGGCCAATGCGACCGTCTCCATCGACCTGTCCGGGCGCCCCTATCCGCTGTTCGAGGGGACGTTCGAGACCCCCTATATCGGCGAATACCGCACCGACCTGACGGCCCACGTCTTCCGGTCTCTGGCCGAGGCCATGGGCGCCGCCGTCCACATCAAGGTCACGGGCCAGGACGACCACCACAAGACCGAGGCCGTCTATAAAGCCTTCGGCCGCGCCCTGCGCCAGGCCATCCGCGTCGAGGGCGACGCCGTGCCTTCCACCAAGGGGGTGCTGTGA
- a CDS encoding circularly permuted type 2 ATP-grasp protein, whose protein sequence is MTRAFDEMSGDGSGAIRDSYKTLAAWLENAPVDLLQARSRQAELFFRRMGVTFAVYGDEESNERLIPFDVVPRIIGADEWSGLEKGLKQRVAAINAFLKDIYGAQECIRAGIVPADLILTNPHYRPEMQGRRPPGDVWCHISGVDLVRTGEDGFYVLEDNCRTPSGVSYMLENREMMMRLFPDLFAEHAVRPVEIYTDMLLRSLQASAPAGAGADPTIVVLTPGPFNSAYYEHSFLADKLGVELVQGTDLFVNDDTVFMRTTEGPKRVDVIYRRIDDDFIDPLTFMPSSTIGVPGLMSAYFAGRVTLANAVGTGVADDKAVYTYMPEIIRFFTGEDAILKNVPTWRCREAEALKEVLGRLDELVVKEVGGSGGYGMLVGPTSTKAEIEAFRAKLIADPDDFIAQPTLSLSTAPTLNGGVLSPRHVDLRPFVLSSPDGVRVAPGGLTRVALKQGSLVVNSSQGGGTKDTWVLDN, encoded by the coding sequence ATGACGAGAGCGTTCGACGAAATGAGCGGCGACGGATCGGGTGCGATCCGCGACAGCTACAAGACCCTGGCGGCCTGGCTTGAAAACGCGCCGGTCGATCTGCTGCAGGCGCGCTCGCGCCAGGCCGAGCTGTTCTTTCGGCGGATGGGCGTCACCTTCGCCGTCTATGGCGACGAGGAATCCAACGAGCGGCTGATTCCCTTCGACGTCGTGCCGCGCATTATCGGCGCGGATGAGTGGAGCGGGCTGGAAAAGGGGTTGAAGCAGCGGGTCGCCGCCATCAACGCCTTTCTGAAGGACATCTATGGCGCGCAGGAGTGCATCAGGGCGGGCATTGTGCCCGCCGACCTGATCCTGACCAATCCTCACTATCGGCCCGAGATGCAGGGTCGTCGTCCGCCGGGCGACGTCTGGTGCCATATCTCGGGCGTGGATCTGGTGCGCACCGGCGAGGACGGCTTCTATGTTCTCGAAGACAACTGCCGCACCCCGTCCGGCGTCTCCTACATGCTGGAGAACCGCGAGATGATGATGCGGCTGTTCCCCGACCTGTTCGCGGAACATGCGGTGCGGCCGGTCGAAATCTACACCGACATGCTGCTGCGCTCCTTGCAGGCGTCCGCGCCGGCAGGGGCGGGGGCCGATCCGACCATCGTCGTCCTGACGCCCGGCCCGTTCAACTCGGCCTATTACGAGCACAGCTTCCTGGCCGACAAGCTGGGGGTCGAGCTGGTCCAAGGCACGGACCTGTTCGTCAACGATGACACGGTCTTCATGCGCACCACCGAGGGGCCGAAGCGGGTGGACGTCATCTATCGCCGCATCGACGACGACTTCATCGATCCCCTGACCTTCATGCCCTCCTCCACCATCGGCGTGCCGGGTTTGATGTCGGCCTATTTCGCGGGCCGGGTGACGCTGGCCAATGCGGTCGGGACGGGCGTGGCGGACGACAAGGCCGTCTATACCTATATGCCCGAGATTATTCGCTTCTTCACTGGCGAGGACGCCATATTGAAGAATGTCCCGACCTGGCGTTGCCGTGAGGCGGAGGCGTTGAAAGAGGTGCTGGGCAGGCTGGACGAACTGGTTGTCAAGGAAGTGGGCGGATCGGGCGGTTATGGCATGCTGGTCGGGCCGACCTCCACCAAGGCCGAGATCGAGGCGTTTCGCGCCAAGCTGATCGCCGACCCCGACGATTTCATCGCCCAGCCGACGCTGAGCCTGTCGACGGCGCCCACGCTGAACGGCGGCGTCTTGTCGCCGCGCCACGTGGACTTGCGGCCCTTCGTCCTGTCCAGCCCGGACGGCGTGCGGGTCGCGCCGGGCGGCCTGACGCGGGTGGCGCTGAAACAGGGGTCGCTGGTGGTCAACTCCAGCCAGGGCGGCGGAACCAAGGACACCTGGGTGCTGGACAACTGA
- the hisG gene encoding ATP phosphoribosyltransferase: protein MSTVQGRLRIAVQKSGRLADRSLDLIRDAGLKWVKGHNDLLYRVENYPIDLLRVRDDDIPTFVADGVCDLGIVGENVLEEGRNGGANASIVMPLGFGRCTLKIATPPSLAYDGPASLEGLRIATSYPKILRRFLDERGVQADIVVMRGAVEVAPRLKLAAAICDLVSTGATLEANGLGAKDTVLESQAVLIQSPTAPEPGLQPLLDSIIERMAGVVSSQGAKYVMLNAPRSALDQITAILPGAGSPTVMPLMGRDDAVAVHAVCQEAVFWETLEKLKAAGASAILVLPIEKMM from the coding sequence ATGAGCACTGTCCAGGGTCGGCTCCGCATCGCCGTCCAGAAATCCGGCCGTCTGGCCGACCGCAGCCTGGACCTGATCCGGGACGCGGGCCTGAAATGGGTCAAGGGGCACAACGATCTGCTGTACCGGGTCGAGAACTACCCCATCGACCTGCTGCGCGTTCGCGACGACGACATCCCCACCTTCGTGGCCGACGGGGTCTGCGACCTCGGCATCGTCGGCGAGAATGTGCTGGAGGAAGGCAGGAACGGCGGGGCGAACGCCTCCATCGTCATGCCGCTGGGCTTCGGCCGCTGCACCCTGAAGATCGCCACGCCGCCGAGCCTGGCCTATGACGGCCCGGCCTCGCTGGAGGGCCTGCGCATCGCCACCTCCTATCCCAAGATCCTGCGTCGCTTCCTGGACGAGCGCGGGGTTCAGGCCGACATCGTCGTCATGCGCGGCGCCGTCGAAGTCGCGCCCCGGCTGAAACTGGCCGCCGCCATCTGCGACCTGGTCTCGACCGGCGCCACGCTGGAGGCCAACGGCCTGGGGGCCAAGGACACGGTGCTGGAAAGTCAGGCCGTGCTGATCCAGTCGCCGACCGCGCCCGAGCCGGGCCTGCAGCCCCTGCTGGACAGCATCATCGAACGGATGGCGGGCGTGGTGTCCTCGCAGGGCGCCAAATACGTCATGCTGAACGCGCCGCGTTCGGCATTGGATCAGATCACCGCCATCCTGCCGGGCGCCGGTTCGCCCACCGTCATGCCCCTGATGGGTCGCGATGATGCGGTCGCCGTCCACGCCGTCTGCCAGGAAGCTGTCTTCTGGGAGACGCTGGAGAAGCTGAAGGCCGCCGGCGCCTCGGCCATTCTGGTCCTGCCCATCGAGAAGATGATGTGA
- the hisH gene encoding imidazole glycerol phosphate synthase subunit HisH yields the protein MTQVAVIAYGAGNVASVQFALERLSATVRLTADPAEIAEAERVILPGVGAAGYAMSRLAELDLIEPLRAFERPLLGVCLGQQLLFERSDEGEDVEMLGLIPGTVKRLEPEGALPVPHMGWSRLTRDRDDPLLEGVADGAYAYFVHGFVCPDGPATLARADYGGPVPAMVRSANRWGCQFHPERSAEAGAVILKNFLSLPC from the coding sequence GTGACCCAGGTCGCCGTCATCGCCTATGGCGCGGGCAATGTCGCGTCGGTTCAGTTCGCGCTGGAACGGCTGAGCGCGACCGTGCGCCTGACCGCCGATCCGGCCGAGATCGCTGAGGCCGAACGGGTCATCCTGCCCGGCGTCGGGGCGGCGGGCTACGCCATGTCGCGTCTGGCCGAGCTGGACCTGATCGAACCCTTGCGCGCCTTCGAACGCCCCCTGCTGGGCGTCTGTCTGGGCCAGCAACTGCTGTTCGAACGCAGCGACGAGGGTGAGGACGTCGAGATGCTGGGCCTCATCCCCGGCACGGTGAAGCGGCTGGAACCTGAGGGCGCCCTGCCCGTGCCGCACATGGGCTGGAGCCGTCTGACGCGCGACCGCGACGATCCGCTGCTGGAGGGTGTCGCCGACGGCGCCTACGCCTATTTCGTCCACGGCTTCGTCTGCCCGGATGGGCCGGCGACCCTGGCCCGCGCCGACTATGGCGGGCCGGTTCCGGCCATGGTGCGATCCGCCAACCGCTGGGGCTGCCAGTTCCACCCCGAGCGCTCGGCCGAGGCCGGAGCCGTAATCCTCAAGAATTTCCTGAGCCTGCCATGCTGA
- a CDS encoding alpha-E domain-containing protein, producing MLSRTADSLYWTGRYMERADFLARILEAAIRLAALPAKDQATVTAWAGAIASSGVKSGFDASGRTISEKSVREYLAFGYDNSTSIKACITKARTNARSVRTALTIELWEAINGAWNGLNELGEPTRRDDFTNFLDFVKSTSLAVEGASSRTMLRNDAYWFLRLGMAIERADNTARLLDVKYHLLLPPGERVGGQLDYFQWTTLLREVSALTAYRWVYRESVRPWLVADLLVLNRQMPRSLASCQGMIVSYLEQLATDYGRRGPAQRLASNRLGQFNEAKIEDIFQSGLHEYIQRFLNENNALAGAIHEQYLV from the coding sequence ATGCTTTCACGCACCGCAGACAGCCTCTACTGGACCGGCCGCTATATGGAGCGGGCGGACTTTCTCGCACGCATTCTGGAGGCGGCGATCCGCCTTGCCGCCCTGCCGGCCAAGGACCAGGCCACGGTCACGGCCTGGGCGGGCGCCATCGCCTCATCGGGGGTCAAAAGCGGGTTCGACGCCTCGGGGCGGACGATCTCCGAGAAATCCGTCCGCGAATATCTGGCCTTCGGCTACGACAATTCGACCTCGATCAAGGCCTGCATAACCAAGGCGCGGACCAATGCGCGCTCGGTGCGGACCGCCCTGACCATCGAACTGTGGGAGGCGATCAACGGCGCCTGGAACGGCTTGAACGAACTGGGCGAACCGACCCGGCGCGACGACTTCACCAACTTCCTCGACTTCGTGAAATCGACGTCCCTGGCGGTGGAGGGCGCCTCGTCGCGGACCATGCTGCGCAACGACGCCTATTGGTTCCTGCGCCTGGGCATGGCGATCGAGCGGGCCGACAACACCGCCCGCCTGCTGGACGTGAAATACCATCTGCTGCTGCCGCCCGGCGAACGGGTGGGCGGTCAGCTGGACTATTTCCAATGGACGACCCTATTGCGCGAGGTCTCGGCCCTGACCGCCTATCGCTGGGTCTACCGCGAGAGCGTGCGGCCGTGGCTGGTGGCGGACCTGTTGGTGCTGAACCGCCAGATGCCGCGCTCGCTGGCTTCGTGCCAGGGGATGATCGTCAGCTATCTGGAGCAACTGGCGACCGATTACGGACGGCGCGGCCCGGCGCAGAGGTTGGCCTCCAACCGCCTGGGTCAGTTCAACGAGGCCAAGATCGAGGACATCTTCCAGTCGGGCCTGCATGAATACATCCAGCGTTTCCTGAACGAGAACAATGCGCTGGCCGGCGCTATCCACGAACAGTATCTGGTCTGA
- the hisF gene encoding imidazole glycerol phosphate synthase subunit HisF — MTARRIIPCLDVKDGRVVKGVKFVGHADMGDAAELAARYRDEGADELVFYDITASPQGRTLDYGWIRDIARLLDIPFCVAGGIRSVEQASRCLDHGADKVSINSPALERPELIAEMAERLGSQCVVVGVDSRLEDGEWVVHKYTGDPDARRHAGKRTLDWLDQAQALGAGEIVLNCIDQDGVRQGYDVAQLSAARARLTIPLIASGGAGAPQHFRDVFEQADVSGALAASVFHTGAIAIPDLKLYLADEGLEMRI, encoded by the coding sequence ATGACCGCCCGCCGGATAATTCCCTGCCTGGACGTCAAGGACGGCCGGGTCGTCAAGGGCGTGAAGTTCGTGGGCCACGCCGACATGGGCGACGCCGCCGAACTGGCCGCGCGCTATCGTGACGAGGGCGCCGACGAACTGGTCTTCTATGACATCACGGCCAGCCCGCAGGGTCGGACGCTGGACTATGGCTGGATCAGGGATATCGCCCGGTTGCTGGACATCCCCTTCTGTGTCGCGGGCGGCATCCGCAGCGTGGAGCAGGCCTCCCGCTGTCTGGACCACGGGGCGGACAAGGTGTCGATCAACTCTCCCGCGCTGGAACGGCCCGAACTGATCGCCGAAATGGCCGAACGACTGGGGTCGCAATGCGTCGTCGTCGGCGTCGACAGCCGCCTGGAAGACGGCGAATGGGTGGTCCACAAATACACCGGCGATCCCGATGCGCGCCGCCATGCGGGCAAGCGGACGCTGGACTGGCTGGATCAGGCGCAAGCGCTGGGCGCGGGCGAGATCGTGCTGAACTGCATCGATCAGGACGGGGTGCGTCAGGGCTATGACGTGGCGCAATTGTCGGCGGCCCGCGCACGACTGACCATCCCCCTGATCGCATCAGGCGGCGCGGGCGCCCCCCAGCATTTCCGCGACGTGTTCGAACAGGCGGATGTATCGGGCGCCCTGGCCGCCAGCGTCTTCCACACCGGCGCCATCGCCATACCGGACCTGAAACTATACCTGGCCGACGAAGGCTTGGAGATGCGGATATGA
- the hisIE gene encoding bifunctional phosphoribosyl-AMP cyclohydrolase/phosphoribosyl-ATP diphosphatase HisIE translates to MIDPDSIDFEKGNGLVPVVVQDAATLQVLTLAYMDRVALDETIQSGEATFFSRSRGGRWRKGETSGDRLHVVGIMPDCDNDALVLSVRPVGDACHLHRTSCFGDADAPGLGRIARLERTIAERAATDSSESWTARLIAEGPKRIAQKVGEEGVETALAGVAGPDEELASEAADLIYHLLVLLHARNMVFQDVLDVLASRAEAGKGQPAP, encoded by the coding sequence ATGATCGATCCCGACTCCATCGACTTCGAAAAAGGGAACGGCCTTGTTCCCGTCGTCGTGCAGGACGCCGCAACCCTGCAGGTGCTGACCCTGGCCTATATGGATCGCGTCGCGCTGGACGAGACGATCCAGTCGGGCGAGGCCACCTTCTTCTCACGCTCGCGCGGGGGGCGATGGAGAAAGGGCGAAACCTCGGGCGACCGGCTGCATGTCGTGGGCATCATGCCCGACTGCGACAACGACGCCCTGGTTTTGTCGGTTCGACCCGTCGGCGACGCCTGCCACCTGCACCGCACCAGTTGTTTCGGCGACGCCGATGCGCCGGGTCTGGGCCGCATCGCCCGGCTGGAGCGGACTATCGCCGAACGCGCCGCCACAGATTCGTCCGAAAGCTGGACCGCCAGACTGATCGCCGAAGGCCCCAAACGCATCGCCCAGAAGGTCGGCGAAGAGGGCGTCGAGACCGCCTTGGCGGGCGTCGCTGGCCCGGACGAGGAACTCGCCAGCGAGGCTGCGGATTTGATCTATCACCTGCTCGTTCTTCTCCATGCCCGTAACATGGTGTTTCAGGACGTGCTGGATGTGTTGGCCTCGCGCGCCGAAGCGGGCAAAGGCCAACCTGCACCTTAA
- the hisD gene encoding histidinol dehydrogenase produces the protein MSDLFKRIDWSSLDAAGKKAALARPTQRTAGDVTEVVRTILDDVRMRGGAAVTDWCLKLDKAPPRRIAITEQAVAEARNALPPGDVRALRMAADNIRVFHQATRPEDTPFVETTPGVRSKLAWRPIASAGLYVPGGTAPLFSSLLMLAIPAGVAGVGERIAVTPPDKDGGVHPAMILAAAEADLDALWLMGGAQAIAALTFGAELEDGIIPPCDKLFGPGNAYVAEAKKQASALSRFGGGGPAVDMPAGPSELMVIVDRDAAPEIVAADLLSQAEHDADAQVLLVSTSRATIDYILTEVEVQVATLPRETIARASLQEARAILVRDLEVAAEVANLYGPEHLAIQIDDPEALVDSINAAGAVFVGRFAAETLGDYAAGPSHVLPTDGGARTLGGVTTASFMTTMSVQRVTEAGARALAPIAARLARMEGLEAHARAADLRAEG, from the coding sequence ATGAGCGACCTGTTCAAACGCATCGACTGGTCGTCCCTCGACGCCGCCGGAAAAAAGGCCGCTCTGGCCCGCCCGACGCAACGCACGGCGGGCGACGTGACCGAGGTGGTCCGCACCATCCTGGACGACGTGCGGATGCGCGGCGGCGCGGCCGTCACCGACTGGTGTCTCAAGCTGGACAAGGCCCCGCCGCGCCGCATCGCCATCACCGAACAGGCGGTGGCTGAGGCCCGCAACGCCCTGCCCCCCGGCGACGTGCGCGCCCTGCGGATGGCGGCCGACAACATCCGCGTCTTCCACCAGGCGACCCGGCCGGAAGACACCCCCTTCGTCGAGACCACGCCCGGCGTGCGCTCCAAACTGGCATGGCGGCCTATCGCTTCGGCGGGCCTTTATGTCCCGGGCGGCACGGCGCCGCTGTTCTCGTCCCTGTTGATGCTGGCCATCCCGGCCGGGGTCGCAGGCGTGGGCGAGCGGATCGCCGTCACCCCGCCGGACAAGGATGGCGGCGTCCACCCCGCCATGATCCTGGCCGCCGCAGAGGCCGATCTGGACGCCCTGTGGCTGATGGGCGGGGCGCAGGCCATCGCCGCCCTGACCTTCGGCGCCGAACTGGAGGACGGGATCATCCCGCCCTGCGACAAGCTGTTCGGACCGGGCAACGCCTATGTCGCCGAGGCCAAGAAACAGGCGTCCGCCTTAAGTCGTTTCGGTGGGGGTGGCCCCGCTGTCGACATGCCCGCCGGGCCGTCCGAGTTGATGGTCATTGTCGACCGCGACGCCGCGCCCGAGATCGTCGCCGCCGACCTGCTCAGCCAGGCCGAACATGACGCCGACGCCCAGGTTCTGCTGGTCTCCACCAGCCGCGCCACCATCGACTACATCCTGACCGAGGTTGAGGTTCAGGTCGCCACCCTTCCGCGCGAAACCATCGCCCGCGCCTCGTTGCAGGAGGCCCGCGCCATCCTGGTCCGCGATCTGGAGGTCGCCGCCGAAGTCGCCAATCTGTATGGTCCAGAACACCTGGCGATCCAGATCGACGATCCCGAAGCCCTGGTCGATTCGATCAACGCCGCCGGAGCCGTCTTCGTCGGTCGGTTCGCCGCCGAGACCCTGGGCGACTACGCCGCCGGTCCCAGCCACGTCCTGCCGACCGACGGCGGGGCCAGGACCCTGGGCGGGGTGACCACCGCCAGCTTCATGACCACCATGTCGGTGCAACGGGTCACCGAGGCCGGGGCCCGCGCCCTGGCCCCCATCGCCGCCCGTCTGGCCCGGATGGAGGGGCTGGAGGCCCACGCCCGCGCCGCCGATCTGAGGGCCGAGGGATGA
- a CDS encoding YerC/YecD family TrpR-related protein: MTTPPARAALYDALLSMQTHGEIDAFLADLCTPAELRAFAERWQVARLLDAGGKSYREIAAEAHASPTTVVRVARYLKDMPHQGYRIALDRLKN, encoded by the coding sequence ATGACGACCCCGCCCGCCCGCGCCGCCCTCTATGACGCCCTGCTGTCGATGCAGACGCATGGGGAGATCGACGCCTTCCTCGCCGACCTCTGCACGCCCGCCGAACTGCGCGCCTTCGCCGAACGATGGCAGGTCGCGCGTCTGCTGGACGCTGGGGGCAAGTCCTATCGCGAGATCGCGGCCGAGGCCCATGCCAGCCCAACCACCGTCGTCCGCGTCGCCCGTTATCTGAAAGACATGCCGCATCAGGGATACCGCATCGCCCTGGACCGGCTGAAAAACTGA
- a CDS encoding FAD-dependent oxidoreductase produces the protein MTKVLIIGAGHAGGSVAAFLRQYGHEGPIVLAGQEVAPPYQRPPLSKAWLKGEADLDGLLLRPLSFYAEQNIDFRPSTVAVSIDPEAKTVAFHDGSSETYDVLVLATGSTARKLPVPGGDHPDLLELRTLKDAERLKAVLGPGRRLAVVGGGYVGLEAAASARALGADAIVIERAPRVLARVASETLSTFYTAQHRARGVEILTAAEVVAVARDGVTLADGTVVQADAVLVGVGALACDGLPRSAGLRCDDGVVVDDQARTSDPAIFAVGDMTRRPIPVHGGVHHRLESVPNALEQAKQAAAAIVGRPGPSPEVPWFWSDQYDYKLQIAGLPFEADGQVVRGDPAAGSFAVFHLAGNRIVCVEAVNAPPEFMAGKQLIAKATPVDADRLADMAVSMKAVAA, from the coding sequence ATGACCAAGGTTCTCATCATCGGCGCGGGACACGCGGGCGGCTCCGTCGCGGCCTTTCTTCGGCAATATGGACATGAGGGGCCGATCGTTCTGGCGGGTCAGGAGGTTGCGCCGCCGTATCAGCGTCCGCCCCTGTCCAAGGCGTGGCTGAAGGGGGAGGCGGATCTGGACGGGCTTCTGCTGCGGCCGTTGAGTTTCTACGCCGAGCAGAACATCGACTTCCGGCCCTCGACCGTCGCGGTGTCCATCGACCCGGAAGCCAAGACCGTCGCCTTCCATGACGGATCGTCCGAGACCTATGACGTCCTGGTGCTGGCGACCGGATCGACGGCGCGCAAACTGCCGGTTCCGGGCGGCGATCATCCCGATCTGCTGGAGTTGCGGACGCTGAAGGACGCCGAACGTTTGAAGGCCGTGCTGGGGCCGGGCCGGCGTCTGGCGGTGGTCGGGGGCGGCTATGTCGGGCTGGAGGCGGCGGCGTCCGCCCGCGCCCTGGGGGCGGACGCCATCGTCATCGAACGGGCGCCGCGCGTGCTGGCGCGGGTGGCGTCGGAAACCCTGTCGACCTTCTATACCGCGCAGCACCGGGCGCGCGGCGTCGAAATCCTGACGGCGGCCGAAGTGGTCGCCGTGGCGCGGGACGGCGTGACCCTGGCGGACGGAACGGTGGTTCAGGCCGATGCGGTGCTGGTCGGGGTCGGCGCCCTGGCCTGCGACGGCCTGCCCCGCTCGGCGGGCCTGCGGTGCGACGACGGGGTGGTGGTGGACGATCAGGCGCGGACCAGCGATCCCGCCATCTTCGCCGTCGGCGACATGACGCGCCGTCCGATCCCCGTCCATGGCGGGGTGCATCATCGGCTGGAGAGCGTGCCCAATGCGCTTGAACAGGCCAAACAGGCGGCCGCCGCCATCGTCGGACGGCCCGGGCCCTCGCCCGAGGTGCCGTGGTTCTGGTCAGACCAGTATGATTACAAGCTGCAGATCGCCGGCCTGCCGTTCGAGGCGGATGGTCAGGTGGTGCGCGGCGATCCAGCCGCCGGAAGCTTTGCGGTGTTCCATCTGGCCGGAAACCGCATCGTCTGCGTCGAGGCGGTGAATGCGCCGCCCGAGTTCATGGCCGGCAAGCAGCTGATCGCCAAGGCGACGCCCGTTGACGCGGACAGACTGGCGGACATGGCGGTGTCGATGAAGGCGGTCGCCGCCTGA
- the hisA gene encoding 1-(5-phosphoribosyl)-5-[(5-phosphoribosylamino)methylideneamino]imidazole-4-carboxamide isomerase yields the protein MLIYPAIDLKDGVCVRLMHGRFDQVTRYDEQPAARLTAFVAEGAEWIHVVDLDGAEAGQAMQHQLIGELAKAIDVRIQSGGGVRSRDDVSKLLASGVDRVVIGSLAVTRPDEVAEWLADFGPERITLALDVKIEDGVPVPALKGWTQSSGVDLWTALDRYPKGTAKHILVTDVGRDGALTGPNLELLAEIRRRRPDLVLQASGGVSSLDDLAAVKALGCNGAIVGRALYENRFTLTEAIAAAA from the coding sequence ATGCTGATCTATCCCGCCATCGACCTGAAGGACGGCGTCTGCGTGCGCCTGATGCACGGCCGGTTCGATCAGGTGACCCGATATGACGAACAGCCAGCGGCCCGCCTGACCGCCTTCGTTGCGGAAGGCGCCGAATGGATTCACGTCGTCGATCTGGACGGGGCTGAGGCAGGGCAGGCCATGCAGCACCAACTGATCGGCGAACTGGCCAAGGCCATCGATGTCAGGATCCAGTCCGGCGGCGGCGTTCGCAGTCGCGACGACGTATCCAAGCTGCTGGCCTCGGGCGTGGACCGCGTGGTGATCGGATCCCTGGCCGTGACACGGCCGGACGAGGTCGCCGAATGGCTGGCTGACTTCGGACCGGAAAGGATCACCCTGGCGCTGGACGTCAAGATCGAAGACGGCGTGCCCGTGCCCGCGCTGAAGGGCTGGACCCAGTCGTCGGGCGTCGATCTGTGGACCGCGCTGGACCGCTATCCCAAGGGGACCGCCAAACACATACTGGTCACCGACGTGGGCCGGGACGGCGCCCTGACCGGCCCCAATCTGGAGCTTCTGGCCGAAATCCGTCGTCGCCGCCCCGATCTGGTGCTTCAGGCCTCGGGCGGGGTGTCGTCGCTGGACGATCTGGCGGCGGTCAAGGCGCTGGGCTGCAACGGGGCCATCGTGGGCCGCGCCCTGTACGAGAACCGTTTCACCCTGACCGAAGCCATCGCGGCCGCCGCATGA